GCATGCGCTGGCGAAGCGCCAGGAACCCACCGACGCGCCGATCAGCGAGCGCTCGCGCGGCGCCGCCGGCAGCCACTCCCCAAACAGCGCCAGGTCCAGACCCTGAATGCCCAACGCCTTGGGCCCGCCCGCCGCACCGGGGAGGGTGCCGACGTCGGCGGCGTTCAGGCCGTTCTCGCGAATACGCGCAAAGGCTCGCGGGCCGGCCTTGAGCGTCAGGGAAGGGAACTTGATGTGGATGGCGGTCATACCGGTCTCGATGTTTGGCGAACGGGGAATTATAGACAGGTCAACGACGAACTGTAGAAGCCAGGCTTGCCGGCGAAGGCGATTTTGAGGACGCCTTCGCCGGCGAGGGGCATAGGACACGCCCGAGCAATGATGGCAATTCAGTTTCAGTTAAGTTCGCCCCGCTATGGTGCACTCCTTGCGCAACACCATAATAAACACGGAGACACCCATGAAAACCCTGACTGCCCTGACCCTCGCTGCCATCATCGGCATGACCGCTGGCATCGCCCAGGCCCGAGACCTCGGCCCCGACGAAGCCCTCAGACTGCGCGACGCTGGTACCATTGTGTCTTTCGAGAAGCTCAACGCCACCGCACTGACCAAACATCCCGGTTCGACCATCACCGAAACCGAGCTGGAAGAAGAGTACGGCAAGTACATCTATCAGGTGGAAATGCGCGACCCGCAGGGCGTTGAGTGGGACCTGGAATTGGACGCTGTCAGCGGGCAGGTTCTCAAGGATCATCAGGATACGTAATGAAGCTGTTTTCATTTTCAC
The window above is part of the Pseudomonas prosekii genome. Proteins encoded here:
- a CDS encoding PepSY domain-containing protein — encoded protein: MKTLTALTLAAIIGMTAGIAQARDLGPDEALRLRDAGTIVSFEKLNATALTKHPGSTITETELEEEYGKYIYQVEMRDPQGVEWDLELDAVSGQVLKDHQDT